One stretch of Arachis duranensis cultivar V14167 chromosome 1, aradu.V14167.gnm2.J7QH, whole genome shotgun sequence DNA includes these proteins:
- the LOC110281428 gene encoding uncharacterized protein LOC110281428 — translation MGGNLNFQSDHTMSSSIFLLYCLLIFSLLLSQHTSYSQDVMPTRKLGISGIAQDHMHHEIQAADEAMESNPAKEDSMEVILTSDGYVPPRDLVYHTDYHGVTTHPTPKHPTP, via the exons ATGGGTGGCAACCTTAATTTTCAGAGTGATCACACGATGAGTTCCTCAATCTTCCTCCTATACTGCCTTCTCATATTCTCCCTACTTCTCTCTCAACACACAAGCTATTCTCAAGATGTGATGCCAACTCGGAAGTTAGGTATTTCAGGCATTGCCCAAGATCACATGCACCATGAAATCCAG GCAGCAGATGAGGCAATGGAAAGTAACCCGGCCAAAGAAGATTCCATGGAAGTAATACTTACCAGCGACGGTTACGTTCCTCCTCGTGATCTTGTCTACCATACAGATTACCATGGAGTAACAACTCATCCAACTCCTAAACATCCCACACCATAG